Genomic window (Streptosporangium brasiliense):
CACAGGAGGCCGCGGAGGCCAAGGCCAAGAAGCTCGGATACAAGGACATCTCCGCCCCCGGCGGCTGCGAGACGAGCCCGTACCCCTACTTCTGCGTCTACGTCCGCGAGGAGATCCGCAACAACCCCGAGTTCGGCAAGACCCCCGCGCAGCGCGAGAAGCGGCTCCAGCGCGGCGGCCTGACGATCAAGACGACGCTCGACCCGAAGACGCAGAAGGCCTCCGAGAAGGCCCTGCGCGAATACGTCAAGACCAGCGACAAGCCCGTCGCGGCGCAGGCGATGGTCGTCCCCGGCACCGGCGCCATCAAGGCGATGGCCACCAGCCGGAAGTTCGGCAGGGACAAGAAGAAGAACGAGACCAGCATCAACTTCGCCGCCGACGGCCTGCACGGCGGCGGCGCGGGCTTCCAGGCCGGCTCCACCTTCAAGCCCTTCACCCTGCTGACCGCGCTGGACAAGGGGATGAAGCTCAACGACGGCAACAGCACCGGGTCGGTCTACTACGCCCCTAGCTACGGCGCCTTCCGCGACTGCGAGGGCAACCGGGTCGGCGACCCCAAGCACGACGTCCACAACTCCAGCGAGGGCGGCGGCGGCTTCAAGACCCTGACGACCGGCACGCTCGGCTCGGTGAACACCTTCTTCCTGAAGCTGGAGGAGCAGGTCGGCCTCTGCGACGTGGTCAAGATGGCCAAGAAGCTGGGCATCAAGCGGGCCGACGGGGGCAAGCTCCGTGAGGTCCAGACGTTCACGCTCGGCGTCAACGAGATGGACCCGGTGACCGTGTCGGCCGCCTACGCGACGATCGCCGCCCGCGGCACCTACTGCAAGCCCATGGCCATCACCGAGATCCGCGACCGCGACGGCAAGATCACGCCGTACAAGCCGAAGTGCAGCCAGGTCCTGGACGAGGAGGTCGCCGACGCGGCCACCCACATCATGTCCGGGGTGTTCACCAAGGGCACGATGACCGAGGTCGGCGGGATCGGCCGGCCGGCGGCGGGCAAGACCGGCACCACCGACGGCTACACCGCCGCCTGGTTCGCCGGCTTCACCCCCGACCTCGCCTCCGCGGTCAGCCTCGGCGACCCGCGCGGCGCCTTCAAGCACGACCTGGTCGGCGTGACCATCGGCGGGCGCTACTACAGCTACGTGTACGGCGCCTCGATCTCCGGCCGGATCTGGAAGAGCTCCATGCTGGGCGCCCTGAAGGGCGTCGATCCGAGCTCCTTCACCCCGGTGAACACGGGTCGCTTCGGGGGCTGCTCCGGCGCCTGCGCGCCGCCGCCCGTCAGGAAGCCCGGCAACGTGGACGGCGACGGGCCGCCCCAGGACGACGGCAACATCATCATCGACGACGCCAACGGCGGCGTCCCGAACGACGGCGACCCCGGTGAGCTGACCGTCCCCATCATCCCGTAGAGCCGTCGGGGCCCCCGTGCGGACGCCGGAGCCCCCGTAGAGACGCCGGAGCCCTCCCTGAGACATCGGGGAGGGCTCTCGTCACATCAAGGGTCTACCGGTGTCATCCCGCCGCCAGGCGGGCCCACAGCGCCGCCCAGGGCGGGCCCGCGGCCCGGTTCAGGGCACCGGCCCGGCTCAGGCCGTCAGGCGGGCGGGCGGCCCGGCTCAGGCCGTCAGGCGGGCGCGCACGGCCTGCGCCACCCGGCCGCCCTCCGCCCGCCCGGCGACCTTGGGGTTGAGGACCTTCATGACCTGCCCCATCGCCTGAGGACCGGCGGCGCCGGTCTCGGCGACGGCCTCGTCCACGAGCTTGCCGAGCTCCTCGTCGGAGAGCTGGGCCGGGAGGTATTCCTCCAGCACGGCCTGCTCGTCCACCTCGGCCTGCGCCTGCTCCGTACGGCCGGCGCCGCTGAACGCCTCGGCCGCCTCCCGGCGCTTCTTGGCCTCCTTGGTCAGCACCTTGATGATCTCGTCGTCGGAGAGTTCGCGCGCCGTCTTACCGGCGACCTCCTCGACGTTCACGGCCGCCAGGGCCATGCGGATCGTCCGCGTGCGGATCTCGTCCCTGCTCTTCATCGAGGCCGTGAGGTCGGCCTTCAGCCTGTCCTTCAATGTGCTCATGTGCTCCATCTTGCCGTCTCACCAGCTCGCCACAGCCCAAGTCTCCTTCGGGGAGCTCGATGTCGGGCATGATGAAAGGGTGAGGAAAGCAGCCGCGGTGCCCCTGTCCCTGCTCGGTGTCGGCATGGCCGGCCTCGCCTACGCCTCGGTCGTCGAGCGCAACGCGTTCCGCCTGCGCCGCTTCGACGTGCCCGTGCTGGAGCCCGGCCAGCGTCCGGTGCGCATCCTGCAGCTGTCCGACCTGCACCTCACCCCGGGCCGGCGGATGCTCATCAACTGGGTCCGCTCACTGGGCGACCTCAAGCCCGACCTGGTGGTCAACACCGGCGACTCCATCGCCCACCCCGACGCGATCGGCCCGCTCCTGCACGCCCTCGAACCGCTGCTGTCGCGTCCGGGCCTGTTCGTCTACGGCTCCAACGACATGTACGCCCCGCGCCCCAAGAACCCCGCGCGCTACCTCTGGCGCACCTCCAAGGGCGACCACGCCCAGAAGATCCCCTCGCTCCCCTGGGAGGAGCTGGGCTCCGCCATGGCCGTCGAGGGCTGGCTGGACATGAACAACACCACCGCCCGCATCAAGGTCGGCGATCTCGACGTGGCCGTGGGCGGCATCCACGACTCCCACATCAACCTCGACCGCTACGACCTGATCGCCGGCCCCGCTCCCGCCGACGCCGACCTCCGCCTCGGCGTCATGCACTCCCCCGAGCCCCGGAACATGACCCGCTTCGCCTCCGACGGCTACCAGCTGCTGCTCGCCGGCCACACCCACGGCGGCCAGCTCTGCATCCCCTTCTACGGCGCCCTGGTCACCAACTGCGGCATCGACCGGGCCCGCGTCAAGGGTCTGAGCCGCCACGACTCCGCCTACCTCCACGTCTCCGCCGGGCTTGGCACCAGCCCCTACTCCCCGGTCCGTTTCGCCTGCTTCCCCGAGGCGAGCCTCCTGACGCTGGTGCCCCGCCGCCGAAGTGACGCAAGCACCCGCGAAGTCCGCTAGACTTTCCCAAGCACGAGCAAGACCGACGTGCACCGGGGTGTGGCGCAGCTTGGTAGCGCGCTTCGTTCGGGACGAAGAGGTCGCAGGTTCAAATCCTGTCACCCCGACGTAGCAGTACTTCCCGAGGTGAAGGGCCATCTCTGAGAGATCAGAGGTGGTCCTTTTCGCTTTCCGGCCGCCGGAGGGCGGTTCCGTCGGCGGACGGGCTTCCGCACCGCGCCCCTCCGCCCGGTCCGGCTCCGTCCAGTTCGGCCTGGAGCAGCCTGCGGATCATGCCGGTGAAGTCCACCGTGGGCCGCCAGCCGGTGACCGCGCGCAGGCGGCCGGCGTCACCGACCAGAGGCTTGCCGCCGCGGTGCGGCAGGGCGGGGTCCTGGCGGACGTAGCGCCGCCAGTCGAGCCCGGCGAGGCCGAAGGCGG
Coding sequences:
- a CDS encoding transglycosylase domain-containing protein; protein product: MQAQGKDQKSAVGNVARLLAAAVAAGVLVAAIALPAVGGAGLTVNSTTEELHLLPEELKEPPLPEKTTLLDADGKQFAQFYYENRESVTLDQVADIMKTAIVSIEDFRFYEHGPIDIEGTFRAAVKNATGSGGIQGGSSITQQYVKQVLFNSAETEEEREAAIAPTFSRKLNELRYAMAIEEKYTKAEILERYLNISYFGASGYGIQAASKRFFGKPAAKLNLWEAATLAGAVQDPNGTDPNGGKAKQRLLLQRRNIVLDRMAELGKITPQEAAEAKAKKLGYKDISAPGGCETSPYPYFCVYVREEIRNNPEFGKTPAQREKRLQRGGLTIKTTLDPKTQKASEKALREYVKTSDKPVAAQAMVVPGTGAIKAMATSRKFGRDKKKNETSINFAADGLHGGGAGFQAGSTFKPFTLLTALDKGMKLNDGNSTGSVYYAPSYGAFRDCEGNRVGDPKHDVHNSSEGGGGFKTLTTGTLGSVNTFFLKLEEQVGLCDVVKMAKKLGIKRADGGKLREVQTFTLGVNEMDPVTVSAAYATIAARGTYCKPMAITEIRDRDGKITPYKPKCSQVLDEEVADAATHIMSGVFTKGTMTEVGGIGRPAAGKTGTTDGYTAAWFAGFTPDLASAVSLGDPRGAFKHDLVGVTIGGRYYSYVYGASISGRIWKSSMLGALKGVDPSSFTPVNTGRFGGCSGACAPPPVRKPGNVDGDGPPQDDGNIIIDDANGGVPNDGDPGELTVPIIP
- a CDS encoding GatB/YqeY domain-containing protein produces the protein MSTLKDRLKADLTASMKSRDEIRTRTIRMALAAVNVEEVAGKTARELSDDEIIKVLTKEAKKRREAAEAFSGAGRTEQAQAEVDEQAVLEEYLPAQLSDEELGKLVDEAVAETGAAGPQAMGQVMKVLNPKVAGRAEGGRVAQAVRARLTA
- a CDS encoding metallophosphoesterase, whose translation is MAGLAYASVVERNAFRLRRFDVPVLEPGQRPVRILQLSDLHLTPGRRMLINWVRSLGDLKPDLVVNTGDSIAHPDAIGPLLHALEPLLSRPGLFVYGSNDMYAPRPKNPARYLWRTSKGDHAQKIPSLPWEELGSAMAVEGWLDMNNTTARIKVGDLDVAVGGIHDSHINLDRYDLIAGPAPADADLRLGVMHSPEPRNMTRFASDGYQLLLAGHTHGGQLCIPFYGALVTNCGIDRARVKGLSRHDSAYLHVSAGLGTSPYSPVRFACFPEASLLTLVPRRRSDASTREVR